From Calothrix sp. PCC 6303, a single genomic window includes:
- the moaC gene encoding cyclic pyranopterin monophosphate synthase MoaC, whose product MQDNFSQSSQSLTHLDIQGQAQMVDVSQKATSIRTAVAVANVRMSQETFTTIEAGNAPKGDVLGTARIAGIMAAKQTANLIPLCHPLPLQKVEVQIIPQPELPGYQIEATVKIKAETGVEMEALTAVSVAALTLYDMAKALEKSIQIESIHLVSKTGGKSGDYLLGKS is encoded by the coding sequence ATGCAAGATAATTTTTCGCAAAGTTCTCAAAGCCTTACCCATCTCGATATTCAAGGGCAAGCACAGATGGTGGATGTCTCTCAAAAAGCAACATCAATTAGAACCGCTGTGGCTGTCGCTAATGTCAGAATGTCCCAGGAAACCTTTACCACCATTGAAGCGGGAAATGCCCCCAAGGGTGATGTTTTGGGGACAGCGAGAATTGCCGGAATCATGGCAGCTAAACAAACTGCAAATCTGATTCCCCTGTGTCACCCTTTACCATTGCAGAAGGTAGAAGTTCAAATCATTCCCCAACCAGAATTACCAGGTTATCAAATTGAGGCTACTGTGAAAATCAAAGCGGAAACCGGGGTGGAAATGGAGGCTTTGACAGCGGTATCTGTTGCGGCTCTAACGCTGTATGATATGGCGAAAGCCTTGGAAAAATCGATTCAAATCGAGTCAATTCACTTAGTGAGTAAAACTGGTGGAAAATCTGGAGATTATTTACTGGGGAAATCGTAA
- a CDS encoding 2TM domain-containing protein produces the protein MPPRWSRIPTREDPEYRKLDDRMTFAVHVAGFAAVNSGMWFFHIFLKTDWQWLPWVTLSWLGILVSHLIYISAIADYSETPKST, from the coding sequence ATGCCTCCACGTTGGTCACGCATACCTACCCGCGAAGATCCTGAATACCGTAAACTTGATGATCGGATGACTTTTGCTGTACATGTAGCCGGATTTGCTGCCGTCAACTCTGGCATGTGGTTTTTCCACATATTTCTCAAAACCGATTGGCAATGGCTACCTTGGGTAACTTTAAGCTGGTTGGGGATATTGGTATCACACTTAATTTACATTAGCGCGATCGCTGATTACTCAGAAACCCCTAAATCCACCTAA
- a CDS encoding DUF3181 family protein: MAATNTTETIEALAAEIGDNIYIDIAKWHLYLRDAKIHTSVAQQLYPLIASNKTINEDDVTKIIKSVTVKIGGGRNEISLIDLLPLQCQVSIVDILEKFQRDM, translated from the coding sequence ATGGCTGCGACCAATACTACCGAAACAATCGAAGCTTTAGCAGCAGAAATTGGTGACAATATCTACATCGATATTGCTAAATGGCATCTCTACCTGAGAGATGCTAAAATCCATACCTCTGTTGCCCAACAACTTTATCCTCTGATTGCATCCAACAAAACTATCAATGAGGATGATGTCACCAAGATAATTAAGTCAGTGACAGTTAAAATCGGTGGGGGAAGAAACGAAATTTCACTCATCGATTTACTACCTCTACAATGCCAAGTCAGTATTGTGGATATATTAGAAAAGTTTCAAAGAGATATGTAG